The following are encoded together in the Triticum dicoccoides isolate Atlit2015 ecotype Zavitan chromosome 6B, WEW_v2.0, whole genome shotgun sequence genome:
- the LOC119321973 gene encoding uncharacterized protein LOC119321973: MPMDYGKRQQGGVVAIECVAGGSRAEEWGTGCTETVQTGDVVEELLIGVGGRGGPAVHAAPFKGGRAALQKLLHAAYKRGDTSVEVRVRRPAHAQQQLVPGEVDSSGELLGPGSDAAAARMQACIVPQETTGGGGGMAMVGRSQKYVLRSIRDPNYAVGLVDRSESECVAFRGSRSSRVVCALSKAQLQDGYVSYPWEKKMKEVLPVPSSSSFLSLLVLPTALDRANSRYNSVDDTLARANAWFLSSQAAGVPIAFLNVQTEALLTKISGDMASATVNSGSLADLPNLANASLYGFEDYHGVDIGVVKAVRLWFTAAAGEMPVEIILEEGDTKLGFAISRTEEGFLYISSVMEDDGDRPAPSTRSGLRDLYREAKRASKLLVISRVSCRKVLPWMVSTSGAIRCFDTVSLSQKLSLHRHALRPILLHVLMWDFGTDAPNRPQGAPCPTPQPSPAFAELLRQNSFSWVDQPPQPDGEPGMVQGRDTAGDASFRFHNFSLPNNWV; encoded by the exons ATGCCCATGGACTACGGGAAGAGGCAGCAGGGCGGGGTGGTGGCGATCGAGTGCGTGGCGGGCGGGTCGCGGGCGGAGGAGTGGGGCACGGGCTGCACCGAGACGGTGCAGACCGGCGACGTCGTGGAGGAGCTCCTCATCGGGGTCGGCGGCCGCGGCGGGCCGGCCGTGCACGCCGCGCCCTTCAAGGGCGGCCGCGCCGCGCTGCAGAAGCTGCTGCACGCCGCCTACAAGCGCGGGGACACGTCCGTGGAGGTGCGCGTGCGGCGCCCCGCGCACGCGCAGCAGCAGCTGGTGCCGGGGGAGGTGGACAGCAGCGGCGAGCTGCTGGGCCCCGGCTCGGACGCGGCGGCCGCCAGGATGCAGGCCTGCATAGTGCCGCAGGAgacaaccggcggcggcggcgggatggcgATGGTGGGGCGCAGCCAGAAGTACGTGCTCCGGTCCATCCGCGACCCCAACTACGCCGTCGGGCTCGTCGACCGCAGCGAGAGCGAATGCGTCGCCTTCCGAG GGTCGAGGAGCTCTCGGGTGGTGTGCGCGCTGAGCAAGGCGCAGCTGCAGGACGGCTACGTGTCCTACCCGTGGgagaagaagatgaaggaggtgctgcCGGTGCCCAGCTCCAGCAGCTTCCTCTCCCTGCTCGTCCTCCCCACCGCGCTCGACCGCGCCAACTCCCGCTACAACTCCGTCGACGACACGCTGGCCCGCGCCAACGCCTGGTTCCTCTCCTCGCAGGCCGCCGGCGTGCCCATCGCCTTCCTCAACGTCCAGACCGAGGCCCTCCTCACCAAG ATCTCCGGCGACATGGCCTCAGCGACGGTCAACTCCGGGTCACTGGCCGACCTCCCGAACCTTGCCAACGCGAGCCTGTACGGGTTCGAGGACTACCACGGCGTGGACATCGGCGTGGTGAAGGCGGTGCGCCTCTGGTTCACAGCGGCCGCCGGAGAAATGCCCGTGGAGATCATCCTCGAGGAGGGCGACACCAAGCTCGGCTTCGCCATCAGTCGCACCGAAGAG GGCTTCCTCTACATCTCGTCGGTCatggaagacgacggcgaccgGCCGGCGCCGTCGACGCGGTCGGGGCTGCGGGACCTCTACCGGGAGGCGAAGCGCGCGTCCAAGCTGCTGGTCATCTCCCGGGTGTCGTGCCGCAAGGTGCTGCCGTGGATGGTGTCCACCTCCGGGGCCATCCGGTGCTTCGACACCGTGTCGCTCAGCCAGAAGCTGTCCCTGCACCGGCACGCCCTGCGCCCCATCCTGCTCCACGTCCTCATGTGGGACTTCGGCACCGACGCGCCGAACCGGCCGCAGGGGGCGCCCTGCCCGACGCCGCAGCCGTCCCCGGCGTTTGCCGAGCTGCTGCGGCAGAACTCCTTCTCGTGGGTCGACCAGCCGCCGCAGCCCGACGGCGAGCCGGGGATGGTGCAGGGGAGGGACACCGCAGGGGACGCCTCCTTCAGGTTCCACAACTTCTCGCTGCCCAACAACTGGGTCTGA
- the LOC119321974 gene encoding uncharacterized protein LOC119321974, translated as MDLPVVDLAPFLQAAAGDAAPAEAEEALRALCATVSASLRDTGALLVKDPRCTAADNDRFLDVVERYFARSDDSKRLQERPHLHYQVGVTPEGVEVPRSLVDKEMQDRIKSMPEEFQPATPKGPDPKWRYMWRVGPRPSNTRFKELNAEPVIPDGLPEWKETMDSWGAKMISAIEVVAEMAAIGFGLSKDAFTSLMKEGPHLLAPTGSNLMRHGSEGTVFAGFHYDLNFLTIHGRSRFPGLNIWLSNGKKMEVKVPVGCLLIQSGKQLEWLTGGECLAGMHEVVVTKRTLEAIELAKEQNRSLWRISSTLFSHIASDATLKPLGHFAEAPNAHSYPPICAGEYVEQELSAINLKGKVAL; from the exons ATGGACCTCCCCGTGGTGGATCTCGCGCCCTTCCTGCAGGCCGCCGCCGGCGACGCCGCGCCGGCCGAGGCGGAGGAAGCGCTGCGCGCGCTCTGCGCCACGGTGAGCGCCAGCCTGCGGGACACGGGGGCGCTGCTGGTCAAGGACCCCCGCTGCACCGCCGCCGACAACGACCGCTTCCTCGACGTCGTCGAGCGCTACTTCGCCCGATCCGACGACTCCAAGCGCCTCCAGGAGCGCCCCCACCTCCACTACCAG GTCGGCGTGACACCTGAAGGCGTGGAGGTGCCTCGCAGCCTCGTCGACAAGGAGATGCAAGACAGGATCAAGAGTATGCCAGAGGAGTTTCAACCAGCCACCCCTAAGGGACCAGACCCGAAATGGCGCTACATGTGGAGAGTGGGTCCTCGCCCGTCGAATACCCGCTTTAAG GAGCTGAACGCAGAACCTGTTATTCCTGATGGATTACCGGAGTGGAAAGAGACAATGGATTCCTGGGGTGCAAAAATGATTTCTGCAATTGAG GTTGTTGCTGAGATGGCAGCAATTGGATTTGGCTTGTCAAAGGATGCatttacctctttgatgaaggag GGACCGCACCTCCTAGCACCAACCGGAAGTAATCTGATGCGTCACGGTTCTGAGGGCACTGTGTTTGCTGGGTTCCATTATGATCTTAATTTCTTGACCATTCATGGTCGTAGTAGATTTCCAGGCCTGAACATTTGGTTAAGTAATGGTAAAAAGATGGAGGTGAAGGTCCCTGTTGGCTGTCTTCTCATTCAGTCAGGGAAACAG TTGGAATGGCTTACTGGTGGCGAATGTTTAGCTGGAATGCATGAGGTAGTGGTGACCAAGAGAACATTAGAGGCAATAGAACTAGCTAAAGAGCAGAACCGAAGCTTGTGGAGGATCTCATCGACG CTATTCTCGCACATTGCTTCCGATGCGACACTCAAGCCATTGGGCCACTTTGCTGAAGCACCCAATGCTCATAGTTATCCGCCTATATGTGCCGGGGAGTATGTTGAGCAAGAGCTCTCGGCGATCAATCTGAAAGGGAAGGTTGCACTCTAG